One region of Mycolicibacterium rhodesiae NBB3 genomic DNA includes:
- a CDS encoding DUF1109 domain-containing protein — protein MTIDTADDPARDDPTPSGTAPDDTLDVGPAEAADGGDSEVANEKHQGDTAPPSRTPMPPQRLALVMGLLAAVTMAALASWLGYEARQTYESSEQRQLFVQVGRQGALNLTTIDWQHADADTKRILDSATGTFYDEFSQRSQPFIDVVNKVKSKSVGTITEAGLESQSHDTAQVLVAVSVKTTVGDGPEQEPRAWRMRVTVQKVGNDVKVADVEFVP, from the coding sequence GTGACCATCGACACCGCGGACGACCCGGCCCGCGACGATCCCACACCGAGTGGGACGGCCCCTGATGACACCCTCGATGTCGGTCCGGCCGAAGCCGCCGACGGCGGGGACTCCGAAGTCGCCAACGAAAAACACCAGGGGGACACCGCGCCCCCCTCGCGAACCCCGATGCCGCCGCAGCGACTAGCGCTTGTGATGGGGTTGCTGGCGGCCGTGACGATGGCCGCACTAGCCAGTTGGCTGGGCTACGAGGCCCGCCAAACGTATGAGTCCTCCGAACAACGGCAGCTGTTTGTTCAGGTCGGACGTCAAGGAGCACTGAATCTAACCACGATCGACTGGCAGCACGCCGATGCCGACACTAAGCGCATTCTTGACTCGGCGACTGGCACGTTCTACGACGAGTTCTCCCAGCGGTCACAACCGTTTATCGACGTGGTCAACAAAGTGAAGTCCAAATCGGTCGGCACCATTACTGAGGCGGGCTTGGAGTCCCAGTCTCATGACACGGCCCAAGTGCTGGTCGCGGTCAGCGTGAAGACCACTGTCGGCGATGGGCCCGAACAGGAACCCCGAGCATGGCGAATGCGCGTCACGGTGCAGAAGGTTGGCAACGATGTGAAGGTCGCCGACGTGGAGTTCGTGCCGTGA